CTTAAATTCGCATTCTTAAACGGTGATTTTTCTTCTCTTTGGTTAAACTCAAGATAAGATGTACGCGCATCTTTTTCGATGACTAATTCTGGATCGTCTGCCATTTGTTTCGCTAATTCTCCACTTAAAATTACATCATCTGCTTGTCCATCTTGGAATAGATTTAGTGATGTTGGTGCTTCTTTGACTACTTTTACTTCGATTTTATCTAATTTAACGGTCTCTTTATCCCAATATTGATCATTTTTTGTGTATGACCATTCAGTATCTGTTCCAGCACCGTCAAAGTCTGTTAGTGTAAATGGACCATTGTAAACAGATGACTCGCTATTTGAGGCATAGTCTTTGCCTTTTTCCTCAACAATTTTTTTGTTTTGAGGGAAGAATGATGGAAATGCTAATAGATAATCAAAGTATGGTGTTTCACGCTCTAAAGTGACTTCTAATTCATAATCACTGATGGCTTTGATTCCTAATTCATCTAAGCTTTTTTTCCCAGCAGAAACATCTGCTCCATTTTTTACCAACTCAAACATATAGGCATATTCAGCCGCTGTTTTGGGATCTGCGGTACGTTGCCAGCCATAGACATAATCTGCTGCTACAACAGGATCGCCATTCGACCATTTTGCATCCTTTCTTAGCTTAAAGGTATACGTCAAGCCATCATCGCTTTTCTTCGCCATTTCTGCTGCACCTGCTGCATGTGGCTTACTTTTTTCATCTAAGCGATACAGACCTTCATAGATATTATTAAAGGCTGAAAAGCTGATTGTATTCGTTCCTAGAGATAAATCAGCAGTAGGCATTTCTTGTTGTACGACCACTTTAAAAAGCTGTTCCCCACTCGCTTTTTTCCCGTCGGTACTACTATCTGTATCAGCAGCTTTCCCTTTGCCTCCACAAGCTGCTAACACTAAAGTAGACAGCATCATTACACTTATTAGTTTCGTCACTTTTCTTTTTTTCATCTTATTCTCCTCAATAAACAATTATTTTCTTTCTGAATTTTAATTTTCTGAATATTTTTATATTACTAGAAATAAACACAAATAGCAACTATTTTTATATCATAAAAAATAACAGTAGTTCTCGAAAAAAAAGGCATACAAAAAGAAGTGTTAAAGAGACACGCCAATGACGTCTCCCTTTAACACTTACAACGTGAATAGAATAAGGGATTACAGCTACTTTTTTTTAATACCAAGTTGGCTATTTCCGAATGAATCTATTCTGAATTATTTAAATAACGATGTATATTCCCCATACCCTTCTTTTTCAAGGTCTTCTACTGGAACAAAACGCAAGGCAGCTGCATTAATACAATATCTTAATCCCCCTTGGGCTTTTGGACCATCAGTGAAAACATGCCCTAAATGAGAGTCCGCATCCTTACTCCGCACCTCAACACGATGCATCCCTAAAGAAAAGTCTGCTTTTTCTTTGACACCTTGTTTTTCGATTGGTTTGGTAAAAGCTGGCCAACCGCAACCGGCATCGTATTTGTCTGTTGAACTAAAAAGAGGTTCCCCACTAACAATATCTACATAGATGCCTTCTTGGTAAAAATCGTCATATTTACCAGAAAATGGACGCTCAGTTGCATTTTCTTGGGTAACAGCATATTCGATATCCGATAATTTTTCTTTTAACTCTTCTTTTGATGGTTTTTCCATGACAAATCACATCCTTGCATTTTTTAGTTAGTCTTATCATAGCATCATTGAGAAAAAAACACTCATTTTCTGTTTAGAAAATGAATGTTTTCTTGTACTATTACTGCCAAGGAATATCTAAATCAACATTTTTGGCAAGATCAATACTTTCTTGTCGTTTCGCTTGTCTAATTTGCTTTCTTGCTTCATATCCTTGACAGATAAATTGCTCTTCTTTTGTTTCTGGTTGGATCTTCTCAGGTAACTGCGCTCCTTTAGGTACGACAAAAGTCATGAAACAGGTCCCAGCTAAATAACGTTCTCCTGTAAATAAATCTTCCCCAATCACTTTAGCAAATATCTCCATTGAACGACTCCCAACACCTGTGACGTAAGCATCAATACACACGGAATGATCTGCCTTTAAAGGAGCTAGAAAATCTAAATGATCTACAGAAGCGGTAACGATTGCTGCTCTAGACACTCTAACTGCCGAAAGCCCAGCCGTTTCATCCAACCAAGCCATCAATTGACCACCAAATAAGGTTTTATGAAAATTTAAATGAGGATAAGTAATCATATGCGTTTGAATCGCTCTTGTTTGAGAACATTTCATTGGTTTGTTTCCTTCTTTCATTATTGGTTACTACTCAAAAGCTGGCAACATACGATACAGAGTCGCTATCGGCAATCCCATAATTGAATAGTAATCTCCTTGAATCGTTTTTACTAACAAAGCACCTTGTCCTTGAATACCGTAAGCCCCAGCTTTATCTTGGTATTCATTTGTGTCTAAATAGCGATTAATTTCTTCATCCGTTAGGTCATAAAACTCGACTGTCGCTGGAACTGTGGCAGAAGATTCTTGGTCACCTTTCATCAAGACAACGCTTGTATAGACTTTATGTGTGCGTCCGCTTAATTGACGCAACATGCGAAACCCGTCTTCTCTAGACATTGGTTTTCCTAAAATCTCATGATCAATCGTTACGATTGTATCGCAGCCAATGACTAAATCATTGGGATAATTTTTTGCTACATGCGTCGCTTTTTGAGCCGCCATTGTTAGGACATAGTCCATTGGGGTGAAATAACTCTTCACCTCTTCGTTGATATCAGCCGGAACAACCTCAAAGTCAGAAATGACTCTGCTCAATAACTCATGTCTACGTGGCGATTGCGAAGCTAGGATAACTGTCATTTGTATAAAACCTTCTTCCTCGTACCTTTTTAATGGGGATCTTGGATTCGTTTAAACATTTTTTCCATATCTGAATTTGTAAAATGAATTAATACAGGCCGACCATGTGGACAGTTAAATGGATTCTCACAGGTCTCCAGATCC
The DNA window shown above is from Enterococcus sp. 4G2_DIV0659 and carries:
- the msrB gene encoding peptide-methionine (R)-S-oxide reductase MsrB, whose product is MEKPSKEELKEKLSDIEYAVTQENATERPFSGKYDDFYQEGIYVDIVSGEPLFSSTDKYDAGCGWPAFTKPIEKQGVKEKADFSLGMHRVEVRSKDADSHLGHVFTDGPKAQGGLRYCINAAALRFVPVEDLEKEGYGEYTSLFK
- a CDS encoding acyl-CoA thioesterase gives rise to the protein MKCSQTRAIQTHMITYPHLNFHKTLFGGQLMAWLDETAGLSAVRVSRAAIVTASVDHLDFLAPLKADHSVCIDAYVTGVGSRSMEIFAKVIGEDLFTGERYLAGTCFMTFVVPKGAQLPEKIQPETKEEQFICQGYEARKQIRQAKRQESIDLAKNVDLDIPWQ
- a CDS encoding Maf family protein, which codes for MTVILASQSPRRHELLSRVISDFEVVPADINEEVKSYFTPMDYVLTMAAQKATHVAKNYPNDLVIGCDTIVTIDHEILGKPMSREDGFRMLRQLSGRTHKVYTSVVLMKGDQESSATVPATVEFYDLTDEEINRYLDTNEYQDKAGAYGIQGQGALLVKTIQGDYYSIMGLPIATLYRMLPAFE
- a CDS encoding peptide ABC transporter substrate-binding protein, with amino-acid sequence MKKRKVTKLISVMMLSTLVLAACGGKGKAADTDSSTDGKKASGEQLFKVVVQQEMPTADLSLGTNTISFSAFNNIYEGLYRLDEKSKPHAAGAAEMAKKSDDGLTYTFKLRKDAKWSNGDPVVAADYVYGWQRTADPKTAAEYAYMFELVKNGADVSAGKKSLDELGIKAISDYELEVTLERETPYFDYLLAFPSFFPQNKKIVEEKGKDYASNSESSVYNGPFTLTDFDGAGTDTEWSYTKNDQYWDKETVKLDKIEVKVVKEAPTSLNLFQDGQADDVILSGELAKQMADDPELVIEKDARTSYLEFNQREEKSPFKNANLRKAISYSIDRDAVVDRILGDGSVASTGLIPEGMSYSPKDNKDFSEENKNQLKYDKEKAKKYWEKAKKELGITTFKFDIVGDDTDSTKKILEYIQGAVKENLDGVDVTVTNVPFTVRLDRGKNGDFETIMGGWGADYADPSSFTDLFLTGGSYNRGRYSNEKYDELVKASGSKDASDPEKRWNDMVEAEKLLMDDMGVAPVYQKAEAHMRSKKVKGVVAHGAGARYDYKWTYISE